TGCTTTAAATTCCGTTCTCTCTCCACCCCAAAAACAACGTCGCCCCGGAAAAATCGGCCACGAAACCGCGTAGAACCGCTTTTAAGCCGTTTTTTGGCCAAGTCGGTAGATGCATACCAACGCGGTGGCGATTTCTTCTTGACGCCATGCCCTGTGCCTTCTGGCGCTGTTTTCTAAACGTACTTTGATTCCCCTTTCGTCAAATACTTGCTCTTGGTGGGTGAAAACACGAACTCCCGGCGTAAGCGGCCATTGGGAGCGAAGCTACAATTTGACGACATTTGACCGGAAAGCCTTGTCCAGCAAGGCTTTCCGGTCTTCGGAGCAAAGTTTTCTTGCTTGGCCGGTTCGTGTTTTCACCCACCGGGTGTCAAAAATTCCGAGGGTTCCGGCTTATCGTTGTTACGCATTTACGCAGGAATCCTTGCGGTCGCGTCTACGTGGCGGGAATTGCAGCTATGTGCATACGGCTAGCCGTCGTTAAGTCGGTTGACTGTTCCATTGCGCCACAAATCTCCTTTTCTTGTAGACCGCGCCGAAGGCGCAAGGGAAGGGGGAGCCGCAAAGCGGGGGAAACCGCAGGTTTGCCCATGGGGGTGCGAGTCCGGCGAGGAGCGAAGCAACGAAGAGAGAGGGGGCGGCACGTCCCCCTGCGGATTGGGGTCAACAAGCGCGATAGCGCGTCTGCCCCGCTTGCGGGGCCTGGTGTTAATGAAGTGATGGGGTCAACAAGCGCGAAGCGCGTCAACCCCGCTTGCGGGGTCATTATTTGATTACTGTCGGGTACGCTCGCCGCATGCCACGGCGGGGATTTGCGTTAAAGATTTTAAAAGAGTTAAAGAACGCGCGCGTGTTACGCCTGTGGATAACCTTCAAAATCCCCTATGAAGAGCCTTTGCGAAGCGTCAGCGATATAACGAAGTGCACGTCAGCGATATAACGATACTATCCACAGAAAACCGTCAGCGATATAACGATACTATCCACAGTCGTCAGCGATATAACGATAGTGCGCGATGGCGGGTAAAAATTCGTGCGAACAGTGCCGCACAGAATTGTCTAAAGCGGGCATAATGATCCCATCGTCAAGCGCATTGTCCTTATTTTCCTCTGGGAGAAAACGTGTCAAATCACATCAATCCTGGCCCAAAGCCAAAACGAGAAGACGGTAAAGATGATCGAAGGCATCATGTCGATCCACCAAACAAGTCAAAGCACCCAACGCTTCCCGTGCATAAACCTCCTGCAAAGGGAAAGTAAGTAACATCGCTGTTTTTCATAGGTAGCACCAGGCTGAAACGCTGACCGTAAGGAAAGCGAACGGTGCCACTATGGCAAAGCCGTGCCGCACAGGAGGTAACGCATGGCGAAAATCACCTTGCGTGGGCGGGGATCAGCCGGACAGCCAAGGGGGGCGAAGCTGCCCCCCTTGATGAGGCGGTGTTGCTTTTGACGTTTGGAAAGAGATTGAAGCCGGAATGGGCGAGCCAACGGCTTTTCGTTGGCTCGATGCGCAGCACGAAAGCCCGGTTTCCGGCCTGCCGGAAATTCCCCATAGCCTGTCGCTGTATCCCTCATGAGCTACGCCGAACGTTCGCGCTGGCCACCGGCCAATGCCACCGCCAGCTTCTTGGGATTCTTGACGTAAAAAGTTACTTGATCCTTCGCCCGGTCGTAAAACATACGATATTCCGGTAACGTGTCGGCCTTGATGATGCCAACAACCTGGCTGCGAAACGCTCGGATATGGCTATGCGCGCCGCATTTCTCGCGCAACAGTTCCAGCCCAATCACCCATAAGGCTTGCTGCCCGCAATGCTTGCGCACGATTTCGTACAGCCGCCGCTCCAAGGGCTTGCGCAGCCGGAAATAATCGCGGTGGATCGTCAGCACTTCATGCGCCTGCACCGCATTAAAAAGCCACTTCGACAAAGTGACCTCGACGGCAATCATGCGTTCGTCGTCCGGCGACTTTTCAATGATCGACCAACTGTCGATGATGCCAAAGCCCTGCTTGACGCGCTGGCCACCGGTCTTAATATCGGTCTTGATCGACGTGCCGCGCAAGCGCTCGAACGTCGTTTCTAGCCGCTGGTACTCCTTCCCTCCGGTCGGCTTGTTGGTGGACACCAGGTAGTCATACACCACAAAGCGCACCGTCCGGTTTTTGGCGTCCTGCCGACTGCTGTTTAGCGCCTCGGTCATCTGCGACACCACAAAAATCA
The nucleotide sequence above comes from Herbaspirillum sp. RTI4. Encoded proteins:
- a CDS encoding replication initiator protein A, whose product is MKSTKTLNDAINSLHASRQAKAAERLDQQQPELFDSGSDTPLSPDELAAMVSVIDAPSPLGSADVKIEVASAKRGRSKLLPVRHIERDFFLCDMFDYAMKDDGASMEAPIFTLATQPDLSVWHWESKDGNRSVTVTPSVQGRATQFDKDVLIFVVSQMTEALNSSRQDAKNRTVRFVVYDYLVSTNKPTGGKEYQRLETTFERLRGTSIKTDIKTGGQRVKQGFGIIDSWSIIEKSPDDERMIAVEVTLSKWLFNAVQAHEVLTIHRDYFRLRKPLERRLYEIVRKHCGQQALWVIGLELLREKCGAHSHIRAFRSQVVGIIKADTLPEYRMFYDRAKDQVTFYVKNPKKLAVALAGGQRERSA